From a region of the Lactuca sativa cultivar Salinas chromosome 4, Lsat_Salinas_v11, whole genome shotgun sequence genome:
- the LOC111895882 gene encoding uncharacterized protein LOC111895882, with the protein MSPPSFPPLAFSVRFPLTLHTFGSLHLAITCVSSFKVTEGHETEVEEATGFSMFSSTQSHHPLPAGYLPPTNVILSVFTTFVLLKMDSTIDQCSTSIVYTRLSKIDLRSHHFSKTKQRRPGKRCGKIIWIGDELKQIHPRNESKLSDHDPVKAIFSTEVKVSR; encoded by the exons ATGTCTCCTCCATCTTTTCCACCGCTCGCCTTCTCTGTTAGGTTTCCCTTAACCCTACACACTTTCGGGTCGTTGCACCTCGCTATCACCTGTGTATCGAGCTTTAAAGTGACCGAAGGTCATGAAACAGAGGTTGAAGAAGCCACCGGTTTCTCCATGTTTTCGTCGACACAGAGTCACCATCCACTGCCTGCCGGTTACCTTCCGCCTACCAACGTCATTCTGTCGGTCTTTACGACCTTCGTTTTGCTGAAAATGGACTCGACAATCGACCAGTGTTCGACTTCGATCGTGTATACTCGACTGTCTAAAATCGACCTGCGGTCACATCACTTCTCTAAAACTAAACAACGACGCCCTGGTAAGCG GTGTGGTAAGATAATATGGATTGGGGATGAACTAAAGCAAATACACCCTAGAAATGAATCCAAGTTGTCCGATCATGATCCGGTGAAGGCGATATTTTCTACCGAAGTTAAAGTCTCAAGATAG